From Oenococcus sicerae, the proteins below share one genomic window:
- a CDS encoding ATP-binding protein — MDEINESVSQYLGLKRDFLHLQEPEGDKKGIQSEIKKITQRIKEQPSQSDFSADDGKKYQQQIDSLDQLSREREQIDIDLRSFKNLANQKIELQKDFAEITDETRISLQKYLDDLSMDLNQKWSTKISELKDVKENQSRELDKKIETIKKSPEYLKGNEHISQNEVLSQLIESKKQEQVRLSAFDKFTKNKENLEEKIKDSQDDILAKYQQLRDVQNTLQKDFIIQAGKNGIVEIKLYFKRIRFDEQLNGLLNKGNKSNLDFISHFDSDTDNTIKGLFTETNLSYNQSKGQDDLIQGVFNHKWFELTYELSYEGDDFNQMSQGKRAFVILTLLLEFSEDKKPVIIDQPEDSLDNRAIYKDLTRYLKTKKRERQIILVTHNPNIVVGSDAENIIVANQNSINTPNVNGIKFDYCNGSLENSFEKQEGKSFLASQGIREHVIEVLEGGSDAFEKREKKYNMN; from the coding sequence TTGGACGAAATTAATGAGTCTGTTAGCCAATATCTTGGTTTAAAACGGGATTTTTTGCACCTCCAAGAACCGGAAGGAGACAAAAAAGGCATTCAATCAGAAATTAAAAAGATTACTCAGCGGATAAAAGAGCAACCATCTCAGAGCGATTTTTCCGCGGATGACGGAAAAAAATATCAACAACAAATCGATTCACTTGATCAACTCAGTCGTGAAAGAGAACAAATCGACATTGATTTACGATCTTTTAAAAACTTGGCCAATCAGAAAATCGAACTACAAAAAGACTTCGCAGAGATAACTGACGAAACAAGAATCTCTCTGCAGAAATATTTAGATGATCTCTCTATGGACCTTAATCAGAAGTGGTCTACTAAGATATCTGAACTAAAAGATGTTAAAGAAAACCAATCTAGGGAATTAGATAAAAAAATTGAAACTATTAAAAAATCGCCCGAGTATTTGAAAGGCAATGAGCATATTTCACAGAACGAAGTACTTTCTCAACTGATTGAGTCTAAGAAACAAGAACAAGTTCGTTTGAGTGCGTTTGATAAATTTACAAAAAACAAAGAAAATTTGGAAGAAAAAATTAAAGACTCTCAAGATGATATCCTAGCAAAGTATCAGCAGTTGCGTGATGTACAGAATACCCTCCAAAAAGATTTTATCATTCAAGCTGGAAAAAATGGAATCGTTGAAATTAAATTGTATTTTAAGCGAATTCGCTTTGATGAACAACTCAACGGTTTGTTAAATAAGGGAAATAAGAGTAACCTCGATTTTATTAGCCACTTTGATTCTGACACCGATAATACAATTAAAGGTCTATTTACAGAAACAAATCTTTCTTATAATCAAAGCAAAGGACAGGATGATTTAATTCAGGGGGTGTTTAACCATAAATGGTTTGAATTAACTTATGAATTAAGTTATGAGGGTGATGATTTTAATCAGATGTCCCAAGGCAAAAGAGCTTTTGTTATTTTGACATTATTATTGGAATTTAGTGAAGATAAAAAGCCGGTCATTATTGACCAACCTGAAGATAGTTTAGATAACCGTGCCATTTATAAAGATTTGACAAGGTACCTCAAAACCAAGAAAAGGGAACGCCAAATTATCTTAGTTACCCATAATCCTAATATTGTCGTTGGATCAGATGCCGAAAATATCATTGTAGCTAATCAAAATTCAATAAATACTCCAAATGTGAATGGTATCAAGTTTGATTATTGTAACGGTTCACTTGAAAATTCATTTGAGAAGCAGGAAGGAAAATCATTTTTAGCAAGTCAAGGAATTCGTGAACATGTTATTGAGGTTCTTGAAGGAGGAAGCGATGCCTTTGAGAAACGTGAGAAAAAATATAATATGAATTAA
- a CDS encoding restriction endonuclease, translating to MVSYKELKIGKHNIPTWDGMASVVLETAAQKPEWHVTDLLQTAASSIGLPEYLYNQSYPKYPDGRIIDDRAGWAISELTTAGLLMRPRRATYTITDLGRQVFAKYGYKLDGKIIHAQAAYLVHTQELKERNQTTEANDISDSPAEEELSKSSFIKEITEQSTKYNNEVATDLLQRIRESEPKFFENLVVKLLVAMGYQGDNGTSWTTQFTNDGGIDGVINQDPLGTSTVYVQAKRYKEGNVVQRPEIDAFYGALHRAHADRGVFITTSKYSDGATEAAKSDSIIIIDGIRLTNLMLKYQVGVQVKHHFDLFEIDEDFFDADI from the coding sequence TTGGTATCTTATAAGGAATTAAAAATCGGTAAACACAATATACCTACATGGGACGGTATGGCCTCGGTTGTGCTAGAAACAGCAGCTCAAAAACCTGAGTGGCATGTGACAGACCTCTTACAGACGGCTGCTAGTAGTATTGGTCTGCCGGAATACCTTTATAATCAGTCCTATCCTAAATATCCAGACGGCCGTATTATTGACGATCGTGCCGGTTGGGCAATTAGTGAACTCACGACTGCCGGATTGCTGATGAGGCCAAGGAGAGCGACTTATACAATCACTGATTTAGGTAGACAAGTTTTTGCTAAATATGGTTACAAATTAGATGGCAAAATCATTCATGCTCAAGCTGCCTATCTGGTTCACACACAAGAATTAAAAGAACGGAATCAGACAACTGAGGCTAATGATATTTCTGACAGTCCTGCCGAAGAGGAATTGTCTAAATCCAGTTTTATTAAAGAAATTACTGAGCAAAGTACCAAGTATAACAATGAGGTAGCAACTGATTTATTACAGAGAATCCGAGAGTCTGAGCCGAAATTTTTTGAGAACTTAGTGGTTAAATTATTGGTTGCAATGGGCTATCAAGGTGACAATGGCACTTCCTGGACGACTCAGTTCACTAACGATGGTGGGATCGATGGCGTTATTAACCAAGACCCGTTGGGTACAAGCACTGTCTATGTACAAGCCAAAAGATATAAAGAAGGAAACGTCGTACAACGTCCTGAAATTGACGCTTTTTATGGCGCACTTCACCGCGCACATGCCGATCGTGGTGTTTTTATCACAACTTCGAAATACTCTGACGGTGCGACTGAAGCAGCTAAAAGCGATTCTATCATCATTATCGATGGGATTCGCTTGACTAATTTGATGCTGAAATATCAAGTCGGTGTTCAAGTTAAGCACCATTTTGATTTATTTGAGATAGATGAAGATTTCTTCGATGCAGATATTTGA
- a CDS encoding type ISP restriction/modification enzyme: MQIFESKNMYIFLRVYDCVANCQPTIEWILDQYQIKTDNASGIVDDPNGFSDDQRYIFDLLLKVINISLKTLDLVGQLSKLEVTDND, from the coding sequence ATGCAGATATTTGAGAGTAAGAACATGTATATTTTCTTAAGAGTTTATGACTGTGTTGCGAATTGTCAACCCACAATTGAGTGGATCTTAGATCAGTATCAGATCAAAACGGATAATGCTTCTGGGATTGTTGATGACCCTAATGGCTTTAGTGATGACCAGCGATACATCTTTGATTTGTTGTTGAAAGTGATTAATATCAGCTTGAAGACACTTGATTTAGTGGGGCAGTTGTCCAAGCTAGAGGTAACGGATAATGATTAA
- a CDS encoding restriction endonuclease subunit S, with amino-acid sequence MAEENKNIPELRFQGFSGPWEKRELGAIVSLLKDGTHGTHKDGNYAHLLSAKNIRNGQVVYDQSDRKINKPDYEIIYKNYQLKDKDLLLTIVGSIGETAIYHKNSQDLIAFQRSVAIIRGNNETKQLFLGTEFNSDAVKKQLKQLVSTSAQGGIYLGSLGKLIFQLPNLDEQAKIGSFFKTMDNLIAVNQRKLEELKKLKKAYLQKMFPQNGSEFPELRFAGYTTPWEKRKFFELYKKVTEKNDLSFGADKIISVANMYYKNDSSRSDADYMQTYNVFKIGDIAFEGNKSKNFLHGRFVENDIGDGIVSHVFDVFRPIAKYDLYFWKYYIHDENVMGDILTKVTTKATMMNNLVAKEFLKHKISVPLYKQQVKIGFFFKSLDVTISVNQRKLDALKKLKQGYLQKMFC; translated from the coding sequence ATGGCTGAAGAAAATAAAAATATCCCCGAACTACGCTTTCAAGGATTCAGTGGCCCTTGGGAAAAGCGTGAGTTAGGTGCAATAGTCTCTCTACTCAAAGATGGAACTCACGGTACTCATAAGGACGGGAATTACGCACATTTGTTAAGCGCGAAAAATATCCGAAATGGTCAAGTTGTTTATGATCAATCTGATAGAAAAATTAACAAGCCCGACTACGAAATCATTTATAAAAACTATCAGTTAAAGGATAAGGATTTGCTCCTAACAATAGTTGGTTCAATAGGTGAAACCGCGATCTACCATAAAAACAGCCAAGACCTAATTGCGTTTCAGCGTTCAGTTGCTATTATCAGAGGAAACAATGAAACTAAGCAACTTTTTTTAGGTACGGAGTTCAATTCCGATGCAGTTAAAAAACAACTGAAGCAGCTTGTCTCAACGTCGGCACAAGGAGGAATTTACCTCGGATCTTTAGGGAAACTAATATTTCAATTACCTAATTTAGACGAGCAAGCCAAGATTGGTTCTTTCTTTAAAACAATGGATAACTTGATAGCTGTCAACCAGCGTAAGTTAGAAGAGCTAAAAAAACTCAAAAAAGCTTATTTGCAAAAAATGTTTCCACAAAATGGTTCTGAATTTCCAGAATTAAGATTTGCTGGTTACACGACACCTTGGGAAAAGCGTAAGTTTTTTGAGCTATACAAAAAAGTAACTGAAAAGAATGATTTATCATTTGGAGCTGATAAGATCATTTCAGTTGCCAATATGTACTACAAAAATGACTCTTCCAGATCAGATGCAGATTATATGCAGACTTATAACGTTTTCAAAATTGGCGATATAGCTTTTGAAGGAAATAAAAGCAAGAATTTTTTGCACGGAAGATTTGTGGAAAACGATATTGGAGACGGAATTGTTTCGCATGTGTTTGATGTGTTTAGGCCAATTGCAAAATACGATTTATATTTTTGGAAGTACTATATTCACGATGAAAATGTGATGGGAGATATATTAACTAAAGTTACGACTAAAGCAACAATGATGAATAATTTAGTTGCAAAAGAATTTTTAAAACATAAAATTTCTGTCCCTTTATATAAGCAGCAAGTCAAAATCGGTTTCTTTTTTAAGTCTCTAGATGTGACTATCTCGGTCAACCAGCGTAAACTGGATGCTTTAAAAAAACTCAAACAAGGATATCTTCAAAAAATGTTTTGCTAA
- a CDS encoding type I restriction-modification system subunit M, translated as MESKNRASSLESSLWSAADVLRGKMDASEYKNYLLGLIFYRFLSEKVLSTFSVWAGIDHDIEKYYAEYLDPNFLLEDMAMRDDTVEYIEESLGYLIEPDALYSSLIEKIKNHQFALDDLAQALHDLENSTIGQRSAQDFAGLFADVDLSSNKLGNSLQQRNQAISDTMLALNNIDLTAHNGDVLGDAYEYLIAQFASDSGKKAGEFYTPRQVSDIIAQIVTYQRDQGDAQIKSIYDPAVGSGSLLLNVGQHVENPSLISYHGQELNTTTFNLARMNLMLHDVSYEDMHLNNGDTLAKDWPTDEPYLFDAVVMNPPYSAQWDNSDKRLSDPRFRDYGALAPKSKADFAFLLHGFYHLEEQGTMGIVLPHGVLFRGAAEGKIRQKLLVDNRIDAIIGLPANIFHSTGIPTLIMILKKHKRTNDVLFIDASNDFEKDKNQNRLTEKNIEKIVNSYKKRQNVDKYAHVASMDEIKANDYNLNIPRYVDTFEAEPEIDLAQVKENLADIDQQIAEATTAFQALEAQLVSTGSQQED; from the coding sequence ATGGAAAGTAAAAATCGTGCTAGTTCACTAGAAAGCAGCTTATGGAGTGCTGCTGATGTCTTAAGAGGAAAGATGGATGCGTCGGAGTATAAAAACTATTTACTCGGACTTATCTTTTATCGCTTTTTATCAGAAAAAGTATTATCCACTTTTAGCGTTTGGGCCGGGATTGATCATGATATTGAAAAATATTATGCTGAGTATCTAGATCCGAATTTCTTGCTTGAAGATATGGCCATGCGTGACGATACTGTTGAATACATAGAGGAAAGTCTTGGTTATTTGATTGAGCCTGATGCCTTGTATAGCAGCTTGATTGAGAAAATTAAAAACCATCAATTTGCCTTAGATGATCTCGCACAAGCTTTACATGATCTGGAAAATTCTACAATTGGTCAACGCTCAGCTCAAGACTTCGCTGGTTTATTTGCTGATGTGGATTTATCAAGCAACAAGCTTGGCAATAGCCTGCAACAGCGTAATCAGGCTATTAGTGACACGATGTTAGCCTTAAATAATATTGATTTGACAGCTCACAATGGTGATGTCTTAGGGGATGCCTACGAATATTTGATCGCCCAATTCGCTAGTGATTCTGGTAAAAAAGCTGGTGAATTCTATACGCCGCGGCAAGTCTCAGACATTATTGCCCAGATTGTGACTTATCAGCGAGATCAAGGGGATGCACAAATTAAAAGTATTTATGATCCAGCGGTTGGATCTGGATCGCTTTTGCTGAATGTTGGTCAACACGTCGAGAATCCAAGTTTGATTAGTTATCATGGTCAAGAATTAAATACGACGACTTTTAATTTGGCTCGCATGAATTTGATGCTGCACGATGTTTCTTATGAAGATATGCATTTGAATAATGGCGATACTTTGGCCAAGGATTGGCCGACTGACGAACCCTATTTATTTGATGCTGTCGTCATGAATCCACCTTATTCTGCGCAATGGGATAATAGTGACAAACGACTTTCTGATCCACGCTTTAGAGATTACGGTGCTTTAGCGCCAAAATCCAAAGCTGATTTCGCCTTTCTGCTACATGGTTTTTATCATTTAGAGGAACAGGGCACAATGGGAATCGTTTTGCCACACGGTGTCTTATTTAGAGGAGCGGCTGAAGGCAAAATCCGGCAAAAATTGCTTGTAGATAATCGCATTGACGCCATTATCGGTCTGCCAGCCAATATCTTTCATTCGACTGGTATTCCGACTTTGATTATGATTTTGAAGAAACATAAAAGAACTAACGATGTCTTATTCATTGATGCTTCGAATGATTTCGAAAAGGACAAAAATCAAAACCGACTCACTGAGAAGAATATTGAAAAAATTGTCAACAGTTATAAAAAGCGTCAGAACGTTGATAAATATGCCCATGTTGCTTCAATGGATGAAATTAAAGCCAATGATTATAATCTGAATATTCCACGTTATGTGGATACTTTTGAAGCAGAACCCGAAATTGATTTAGCACAAGTCAAGGAGAATCTTGCCGATATTGATCAACAGATCGCTGAAGCTACTACCGCTTTTCAAGCATTAGAAGCACAATTGGTTTCGACTGGTTCTCAGCAGGAAGACTAA
- a CDS encoding L-ribulose-5-phosphate 4-epimerase — protein sequence MLETLKQRVYDANMQLPKLGLVTFTWGNVSAIDRQQGLFVIKPSGVAYEQLRPQDMVVVNLQGQVVEGDLNPSSDTPTHAYLYRHFLTIGAITHTHSPWAVAFAAAEMDIPAVSTTQADTFYGDIPCAPALNEQQINTAYELNTGKVIVDEFNKRQLDPDAVPAVLVSQHGPFTWGESAEKSVYNAKVLEVSAEIAYHSLQLTHRNSHLPQYLLDKHYYRKHGQHAYYGQHSAEVKGHAAHA from the coding sequence ATGCTTGAAACTTTAAAACAAAGGGTCTATGACGCTAACATGCAGCTACCAAAATTAGGACTCGTCACCTTTACTTGGGGGAATGTCTCAGCCATTGATCGACAACAAGGCTTGTTTGTGATCAAACCTTCTGGGGTTGCCTATGAGCAGTTAAGGCCCCAAGACATGGTCGTGGTCAACTTACAAGGCCAAGTGGTCGAAGGGGACTTGAACCCATCGTCTGATACCCCGACACATGCCTACTTGTACCGGCACTTTTTAACGATTGGCGCTATTACCCATACACATAGTCCCTGGGCAGTGGCCTTTGCGGCCGCTGAGATGGATATCCCAGCTGTCAGTACGACCCAGGCCGATACCTTCTATGGCGATATTCCCTGTGCTCCGGCTTTAAATGAACAACAGATCAACACCGCTTATGAATTGAACACAGGCAAAGTGATCGTGGATGAATTTAACAAGCGTCAATTAGACCCTGATGCTGTCCCGGCTGTCTTAGTCAGCCAGCATGGTCCCTTTACCTGGGGAGAAAGCGCTGAGAAATCGGTTTACAATGCCAAGGTCTTAGAAGTCTCAGCTGAAATCGCCTATCACAGTCTGCAACTGACTCATCGTAATTCTCATTTACCCCAATACCTCTTAGATAAGCACTACTACAGAAAGCATGGCCAGCATGCTTACTATGGTCAACACAGTGCTGAGGTTAAAGGGCATGCGGCACATGCTTGA
- a CDS encoding site-specific integrase, with amino-acid sequence MPQGNKILFHVYYKQWMLLYKKGAIRRITYDKYRQTLKHLRMLKPDLRLCDLNRQTYQELLNDYAQNHEKQTVMDFHHQLKASILDALEEGLLTIDPTRKVVVKGVVTQHHKTKFLNQQQLTKLLAQFTLDEHISWDYFFLLIAKTGLRFSEALGITPDDFDLSRLTVSINKTWDYKTSSGAFALTKNRASIRKVPVDWQVAMQFAQLIKDKPKDQPIFVLPGQKIYNATANDRLERYCSRAGIPAISVHGLRHTHASLLLYAGVSIGSVARRLGHSNMNTTQRTYLHVIQELENQDTDKIMRYLTTLM; translated from the coding sequence ATGCCACAAGGAAACAAGATTCTTTTTCACGTCTATTACAAGCAGTGGATGCTGCTTTATAAAAAGGGAGCCATTCGTCGCATTACCTATGACAAATATCGACAGACTTTGAAGCATTTACGCATGTTAAAGCCGGATCTCAGGCTTTGCGATTTAAATCGGCAAACGTATCAGGAACTACTGAATGATTATGCTCAAAATCACGAGAAGCAGACGGTAATGGATTTTCATCACCAATTAAAGGCGTCAATTTTAGATGCTTTAGAAGAAGGACTGCTTACGATTGATCCAACTAGGAAGGTCGTTGTCAAAGGTGTTGTCACACAACACCACAAGACCAAATTTTTAAATCAACAGCAACTCACAAAATTATTGGCTCAATTCACATTGGATGAACATATTTCTTGGGATTATTTTTTTCTCTTAATTGCTAAGACTGGTCTTCGATTTAGTGAGGCTTTGGGTATTACGCCAGACGATTTTGACCTCAGCCGGTTAACTGTATCGATTAACAAAACATGGGATTACAAGACAAGTTCGGGTGCTTTTGCTTTAACAAAGAATCGGGCTTCTATTCGTAAAGTGCCTGTTGATTGGCAGGTTGCTATGCAATTTGCCCAGTTAATTAAGGACAAACCTAAGGACCAGCCGATTTTCGTTTTGCCCGGACAAAAGATTTATAACGCTACAGCTAATGATCGTTTGGAACGATATTGTTCTCGAGCGGGGATCCCAGCAATCAGCGTTCATGGCCTAAGACACACTCACGCTTCATTGCTGCTATATGCTGGTGTCTCAATTGGTTCTGTAGCCAGAAGACTGGGACATTCGAATATGAATACAACTCAAAGAACTTATTTGCATGTGATTCAGGAATTGGAGAACCAAGATACTGACAAAATCATGCGATATCTGACAACTCTAATGTAA
- a CDS encoding type I restriction endonuclease subunit R, translating to MDYKTKAELDFEKEVVNQLTVGHNQWVERKDLYEATPDQLWANLRDKINNNNFATLHGQPLTNTEFSRVQRAIEVQTPYQGAKLLAAENGIGKIEIERDDAKLDKVTLELFWKADVAGGKSSYEIVRQAIRPKGDGANLLDQDRRFDVSLLINGLPLIQIEFKKSTVELGHAFDQIEKYAAEKKYTDIYSLLQMFVIMSPDSTAYFANCEIGQFRKDLTFHWRTVDNHPIENGLDFTRQVLNIPMAHKLVSEYTVMDEERKSLILLRPYQIYAIQAVMARIHQHEDGFVWHTTGSGKTLTSYKTAKLAAQDPSVDRVIFLVDRKDLDEQTTSNFSAYAANDDMTIKEAANTADLIKKLNENDGKVLVASIQKMHRAVKSQLEAVEAGKQTRFSKLFAKHVVFFVDEAHRSQFGTMQKEIRKAFFNSNWYGYTGTPIFNENKKVLKGDLAVTTEELFGHVCHTYNIRDALEDQAVLPFNVEHVNTISSQTLIDRAIDEEKKKMSTKRFQQGKVLTENDLLTIRKSVHNLSATEKESYLTKADFENDQHLKQVVTYILKNGPKKTSLGHGNFNAILTTSSIKLAQRYYQLFKEAKQNSDFVDDYDPDWPRIAITYSMSENEDDSTKNRKQMLAVLKDYNQQYHTNFAIDDLSLYNEDVAKRAARREDQYAHLTKDEEINLVIVVRRLLTGFDAPRLNTLFVDRVLAYQELIQAYSRTNRLQNKDLKQEGQIVTFRMPATMESNEQEAYKLYSGEGTFNLVTRPTYDKAVTHFKETVADLKAIAPVADAADDLKGNYEKVRFVKAFRKLNAQLNSLSMYTDFSWKDGQRKFGISEEEIEHYAGKFNRIKNEVQSIDGHDDDELTSLDFSLSVGSVTLVDYDFITNLIQDWLDQQQNYKTQQEIQENMSDYLKGEADIQEKINQLSKSGNPEQADLLRAELANAKTQLAEQQAKTIQGKPVDKLVAKELNVNYEQQQLYEKARQFADLWGLKSAALLRVANEHQTDSDVWEHEQELTETADMQQAIRAQTNSPAGLQFHGPLPIYRIKAKKAWRDFIEEQLAVYLRK from the coding sequence ATGGACTACAAAACGAAAGCCGAGCTGGACTTTGAAAAGGAAGTCGTTAACCAACTAACTGTGGGCCATAATCAGTGGGTTGAGAGAAAAGACTTATATGAAGCGACGCCCGATCAATTGTGGGCTAATCTCCGAGACAAAATCAATAATAATAATTTTGCTACGCTTCATGGCCAACCCCTAACCAACACTGAATTTTCTCGAGTGCAAAGAGCGATTGAAGTGCAAACACCTTATCAAGGAGCCAAATTATTAGCTGCTGAAAATGGAATTGGCAAAATAGAAATTGAACGAGACGATGCTAAATTAGACAAAGTCACGCTGGAACTTTTTTGGAAAGCTGATGTTGCTGGCGGCAAATCCAGTTACGAAATTGTTAGGCAAGCCATTCGCCCTAAAGGTGATGGTGCGAATCTTCTAGATCAAGATCGTCGGTTTGATGTTAGCCTTCTAATTAATGGGCTGCCGTTAATTCAGATTGAGTTTAAAAAATCAACGGTCGAGCTTGGTCATGCTTTTGACCAAATCGAAAAGTATGCCGCTGAGAAAAAATACACCGATATTTACTCGCTTTTGCAAATGTTTGTCATTATGAGTCCAGATAGTACGGCTTATTTTGCAAATTGTGAAATCGGACAATTTAGAAAAGATCTGACTTTCCATTGGCGAACTGTTGATAACCATCCGATTGAAAACGGTCTCGATTTCACGCGACAGGTCTTAAATATTCCGATGGCGCATAAACTTGTCAGCGAATATACGGTGATGGATGAAGAAAGAAAGAGCTTGATTTTGTTGCGTCCATATCAGATTTACGCGATTCAAGCGGTTATGGCTCGCATTCATCAGCATGAAGATGGTTTTGTTTGGCATACGACTGGTTCTGGCAAGACGCTGACATCCTATAAAACGGCAAAATTAGCTGCCCAAGATCCGTCCGTCGATCGTGTCATTTTTTTGGTGGATCGAAAAGATTTAGATGAGCAAACGACCAGCAACTTTTCGGCTTATGCTGCTAATGATGACATGACCATTAAAGAGGCAGCCAACACCGCTGATTTAATTAAAAAACTGAATGAGAATGATGGCAAAGTCTTGGTTGCATCCATCCAAAAAATGCATCGTGCAGTTAAGAGTCAGTTAGAAGCAGTGGAAGCCGGCAAACAAACGCGTTTTTCAAAATTATTTGCGAAACACGTTGTCTTCTTTGTTGATGAAGCTCATCGCTCTCAATTTGGCACGATGCAAAAAGAAATTCGTAAGGCTTTCTTTAACAGTAACTGGTATGGTTACACTGGAACACCGATTTTTAACGAGAATAAAAAAGTCCTGAAGGGTGATTTAGCCGTTACGACTGAAGAACTTTTCGGACATGTTTGCCATACATATAACATTCGTGATGCGCTGGAAGATCAAGCGGTGTTGCCTTTTAATGTTGAACATGTCAATACGATTAGTTCTCAGACCCTGATTGATCGGGCTATTGACGAAGAAAAAAAGAAAATGTCAACCAAACGTTTTCAGCAAGGCAAAGTGTTGACTGAAAATGATCTGTTGACGATTCGCAAATCAGTCCATAATTTGTCTGCAACAGAAAAGGAAAGTTATCTGACTAAAGCTGATTTCGAAAATGATCAGCATTTAAAACAGGTTGTGACTTATATTCTCAAAAATGGTCCGAAGAAAACAAGCCTGGGTCACGGAAATTTCAATGCAATTTTAACGACTAGTTCGATCAAATTGGCTCAGCGTTACTATCAGCTTTTCAAGGAAGCCAAACAAAATTCGGATTTTGTCGATGATTATGATCCTGATTGGCCGCGAATTGCGATTACTTATTCCATGTCGGAAAACGAGGATGATAGCACGAAGAATCGCAAACAGATGTTGGCGGTACTCAAAGATTATAACCAGCAGTATCATACAAATTTTGCTATTGATGATTTGAGTTTATACAACGAAGATGTCGCTAAAAGAGCTGCACGTCGAGAGGACCAATATGCCCACCTGACTAAAGACGAAGAGATTAATTTAGTAATTGTCGTTCGACGCTTATTGACAGGCTTTGATGCGCCACGATTGAATACACTCTTTGTTGATCGCGTTTTGGCATATCAGGAATTAATTCAGGCTTATTCACGTACTAATCGTCTACAAAATAAAGATCTCAAACAAGAGGGACAAATTGTCACTTTTCGTATGCCGGCAACGATGGAATCTAACGAACAGGAGGCTTACAAGCTATATAGCGGTGAAGGTACTTTCAATTTAGTCACGCGGCCAACTTACGATAAAGCTGTCACACATTTTAAGGAGACGGTTGCTGATTTAAAAGCAATTGCACCTGTAGCGGATGCGGCCGATGACTTAAAGGGCAATTACGAAAAAGTTCGTTTTGTTAAAGCTTTTAGAAAACTGAATGCGCAATTAAACTCGCTCTCCATGTACACGGATTTCAGCTGGAAAGATGGTCAGCGAAAGTTCGGTATAAGTGAAGAAGAAATCGAACACTATGCTGGGAAATTTAATCGGATTAAAAATGAAGTTCAATCAATCGATGGTCACGATGATGATGAACTGACAAGCTTAGACTTTTCATTATCAGTTGGATCGGTCACGCTAGTTGACTACGACTTCATCACAAATTTGATTCAGGATTGGTTAGATCAACAACAAAATTATAAGACGCAACAAGAAATTCAAGAAAATATGAGCGATTACCTGAAAGGTGAAGCGGATATTCAAGAGAAAATTAATCAACTTTCAAAATCGGGAAATCCAGAACAAGCTGATTTATTAAGAGCTGAATTAGCCAATGCAAAAACACAATTAGCTGAACAACAAGCTAAAACGATTCAGGGAAAACCAGTCGATAAACTAGTTGCTAAGGAACTCAATGTAAACTATGAACAACAACAGCTATATGAAAAAGCGCGTCAATTTGCTGACCTATGGGGTTTAAAAAGTGCTGCTCTGTTGCGAGTGGCTAACGAACATCAGACTGATTCCGATGTTTGGGAGCACGAACAAGAATTGACTGAAACAGCTGATATGCAGCAAGCCATTCGGGCACAGACGAATAGTCCAGCGGGACTTCAGTTTCACGGACCATTACCAATTTATCGAATTAAGGCTAAGAAGGCTTGGCGCGATTTTATTGAAGAACAATTAGCAGTCTATTTAAGAAAATAA
- a CDS encoding restriction endonuclease subunit S, with the protein MWEKRKFDKIVTRISKSTADIDLPRIEYADLISSEGRLNNDIFSKTDHRKGTEFESNDVLFGKLRPYLNNWFFPSFKGVALGDFWVLRATEDMSPIFVFSIIQNTKYQTVANLSAGTKMPRSDWKKVSSTYFFIPKLTEQTKIGQFFRSLDSLITVNQRHAPIQAKTHVAMRFLYFLH; encoded by the coding sequence ATTTGGGAAAAGCGTAAGTTCGACAAAATAGTTACTCGAATTTCCAAAAGTACCGCAGATATTGATTTACCCAGGATTGAATATGCAGACTTAATATCTAGCGAAGGACGTCTCAATAATGATATTTTTTCCAAAACAGATCATAGAAAAGGAACGGAGTTTGAAAGTAATGATGTCTTATTTGGCAAGTTACGACCTTACTTGAATAATTGGTTTTTTCCTTCATTCAAAGGCGTAGCTTTGGGTGATTTTTGGGTCCTTCGAGCAACAGAGGATATGTCTCCAATTTTTGTTTTCTCAATTATTCAGAATACAAAATATCAGACTGTTGCTAATTTATCCGCTGGAACAAAGATGCCTCGTTCCGATTGGAAAAAGGTATCGTCAACTTATTTCTTTATTCCAAAATTAACTGAGCAAACCAAGATTGGCCAATTCTTTCGATCTTTAGATTCTCTGATAACTGTCAACCAGCGTCATGCACCAATTCAAGCAAAAACGCATGTCGCCATGCGTTTCTTATATTTTTTACATTAG